In the Flavisolibacter tropicus genome, one interval contains:
- a CDS encoding head GIN domain-containing protein, with protein MKQLSILFISLIALVSTSCKKVYGDGPMVTETREVNNFSGADLRCSGEVIYRQGNEYKVVVTAQQNILNILQTYTSNNRLVIRFKDDVKVRSHDPIRVEVTAPTASGFRISGNGSIRTEGLLTSSRMDLEVSGSGNINISQFKVDYIDATISGSGNMSVIEGSANEENTRISGSGNIDFLNVPVAKATTETSGSGDTYVNVSQNLDVKISGSGSVFYKGRPVISTRISGSGKVLPR; from the coding sequence ATGAAACAGTTAAGTATCTTATTCATTTCGCTGATCGCGCTTGTTAGCACTTCCTGTAAAAAAGTATATGGCGATGGTCCTATGGTTACAGAAACACGCGAGGTAAATAATTTTAGTGGTGCAGATCTACGGTGTTCAGGAGAGGTTATATACCGTCAAGGGAATGAATACAAAGTTGTAGTTACCGCCCAGCAGAATATTCTGAACATCCTTCAAACCTATACAAGCAACAATCGCCTAGTAATACGATTTAAAGATGATGTAAAAGTACGCTCACACGATCCCATACGTGTAGAAGTGACAGCGCCTACTGCTTCAGGCTTTCGGATCTCCGGTAATGGTAGTATACGCACTGAGGGTTTACTAACATCTTCACGTATGGACCTGGAAGTGAGTGGGTCTGGCAATATCAATATAAGTCAGTTTAAAGTGGATTATATTGATGCCACTATTAGTGGATCAGGAAACATGAGCGTAATTGAAGGATCGGCTAATGAAGAAAACACCCGTATTTCCGGGTCTGGCAATATTGATTTCTTAAATGTACCTGTAGCCAAGGCTACAACTGAAACAAGCGGATCTGGCGATACATATGTCAACGTATCACAAAACCTTGATGTTAAAATCTCAGGATCTGGATCCGTTTTCTACAAGGGTAGACCCGTAATCAGCACACGCATTTCTGGCTCAGGGAAAGTTTTACCCCGCTAA
- a CDS encoding LA_2272 family surface repeat-containing protein — MNTRMIWRRLLFTGLLLGSIITAYTQSLLDKTITINVNSQRLEHVLEILSNKGNFYFSYNTNILKKDSLVTLAVSNKPVQQILQTLLPDHYEFLESGNYIIIRKAPIKVTVVTKKAVSDDKFYLVSGYVLDNDTYLHLPNASIYEKAQLVSALTNNEGYFKLRLKQKTKRAELTVSKEFYQDTSVVVDPGFNQQVTVTISPITTGTYSIITPEDFMAPDQLKVRVERDSTITEYTYTKTDSTVVERTGVGRFLLSSSQKIQSLNLKNFFTSRPFQLSLTPGLSTQGKMSGQVINNFSLNVFGGYTGGVNGAEIGGLFNINKKYVQYFQAAGLFNIAGEHMHGFQVAGITNTVLDTVKGFQAAGVHNHVSGSLSGFQTSGVYNHVGDSMKGFQAVGVVNYVRNKVSGMQAAGVINFANREMKGVQVAGVANYAKNLKGLQIGLINIADTSNGFSIGLINIILKGYHKFSLFSNEVVNFNAAFKTGNSKLYSILQGGINLDSSRKVYTFGYGLGSERRLSRVLSLNPELTCQYLYLGAWDYTNLLSKAHVNLNIRLGKYVSLFGGPTFNVYYSNQDVNFHGYRASIPPSGYHTYDLGTDVKGWLGWNFGINFF, encoded by the coding sequence ATGAACACAAGAATGATTTGGAGACGTTTGCTCTTCACAGGGCTTTTATTAGGCAGCATTATTACAGCCTATACACAAAGCTTATTGGATAAAACAATCACCATAAATGTAAACAGTCAAAGACTGGAACATGTATTAGAGATCTTAAGTAATAAAGGAAACTTCTATTTCTCCTATAATACCAATATCTTAAAGAAGGATTCCCTGGTAACCTTGGCCGTTTCTAACAAACCGGTTCAACAGATCCTGCAAACTTTATTACCGGATCATTATGAGTTTCTTGAAAGCGGCAACTACATTATCATCCGTAAAGCGCCTATTAAAGTAACAGTCGTTACAAAGAAGGCTGTAAGTGATGACAAGTTTTATTTAGTGAGTGGTTATGTACTGGACAATGATACTTACCTGCATTTGCCCAATGCCAGTATTTATGAAAAAGCACAATTAGTTTCTGCCCTTACTAATAATGAAGGCTATTTCAAGCTGCGCCTAAAACAAAAAACCAAGCGTGCGGAATTAACCGTCAGTAAAGAGTTCTATCAGGATACGTCAGTAGTTGTAGACCCTGGGTTTAATCAGCAGGTAACTGTTACTATTTCACCTATTACTACTGGCACCTACAGTATTATTACTCCAGAGGATTTCATGGCCCCTGATCAATTAAAGGTGCGCGTAGAGAGAGATTCCACAATCACAGAATATACTTATACCAAAACAGACTCTACTGTTGTAGAGCGTACGGGTGTTGGCCGTTTTCTACTCTCTTCCTCCCAAAAGATCCAAAGTTTGAATCTAAAAAACTTCTTTACTTCACGCCCCTTTCAGTTGTCTTTAACTCCAGGACTTAGCACACAAGGCAAAATGAGTGGACAGGTAATAAACAACTTCTCGCTGAATGTATTTGGCGGATATACAGGCGGTGTGAATGGTGCTGAGATAGGCGGCTTATTCAACATCAATAAGAAATATGTGCAGTACTTCCAGGCAGCTGGTCTCTTTAACATAGCTGGTGAACATATGCATGGTTTCCAGGTGGCTGGTATTACCAATACAGTATTAGATACCGTCAAAGGATTCCAGGCAGCCGGTGTACACAACCACGTATCGGGTTCTCTTAGCGGGTTTCAAACCAGTGGGGTTTACAACCATGTGGGTGATAGCATGAAAGGATTCCAGGCAGTGGGTGTGGTCAACTACGTGCGCAATAAAGTAAGTGGAATGCAAGCGGCAGGTGTTATCAATTTTGCTAACAGGGAAATGAAGGGTGTGCAGGTTGCTGGTGTTGCTAACTATGCCAAAAACCTTAAAGGCTTACAAATAGGATTAATTAATATAGCTGACACTTCTAATGGTTTTAGTATTGGATTAATCAATATCATTTTAAAAGGGTATCATAAGTTTTCGCTCTTCAGCAATGAAGTAGTAAACTTTAATGCGGCCTTCAAAACCGGTAATTCAAAACTGTACAGCATACTGCAAGGAGGTATCAATCTAGACTCCTCAAGAAAAGTTTACACGTTTGGTTATGGCTTGGGAAGCGAGCGGCGCCTAAGTAGAGTGCTCTCGCTTAATCCTGAATTAACTTGTCAATATTTATATTTGGGCGCATGGGATTACACCAACCTGCTGAGTAAAGCGCATGTAAACCTGAACATACGTTTAGGAAAATATGTATCGCTATTTGGCGGACCTACATTCAATGTCTATTATTCAAACCAGGATGTAAACTTCCATGGTTATCGCGCCAGCATACCGCCATCTGGTTATCATACCTATGATTTGGGTACAGATGTTAAAGGATGGTTAGGATGGAATTTTGGAATTAATTTTTTCTAA
- a CDS encoding homogentisate 1,2-dioxygenase has protein sequence MPYYHKLGNVPHKRHTQFRKPDGGLYSEQLFSTEGFSNDYTLLYHVHPPTQIIKTENPVSVAPEVAEEKMLRHRSFEGFHVKPVEDYLESRVPVLVNNDCHIVLSSPMKSVENYFYKNADADEMIFIHEGNGVLKTMYGDLPFGYGDYLVIPRGTIYQIHFEKEYNRLFIVESFSPIRFPKRYLSKYGQLLEHAPYCERDIRAPQNLVTHDEKGDFQVRTKKKGVLYNLHYGTHPFDVVGWDGCCYPYAFSIHDFEPITGRVHQPPPVHQTFESNNFVVCSFVPRLYDYHPDSIPAPYNHSNIDSDEVLYYVDGDFMSRKNVTRGMITLHPAGIPHGPHPGTVEKSIGKKETQELAVMVDTFHPLMLTKQALAIENADYTTSWVITE, from the coding sequence ATGCCTTATTATCACAAACTCGGAAACGTTCCTCATAAACGTCATACACAGTTCCGCAAACCTGATGGTGGTTTGTATTCAGAACAACTGTTTTCTACAGAAGGCTTTTCTAACGATTATACCTTGTTGTACCATGTACACCCGCCTACGCAGATCATAAAAACAGAAAACCCGGTTAGTGTAGCGCCAGAAGTGGCTGAGGAGAAAATGTTACGTCACCGCAGCTTTGAGGGCTTTCACGTAAAGCCAGTTGAGGATTATTTAGAAAGCCGTGTACCCGTGTTGGTAAATAATGACTGTCATATTGTATTGTCTTCTCCAATGAAGAGTGTAGAAAACTACTTCTATAAGAATGCCGATGCTGATGAAATGATCTTTATTCACGAGGGCAATGGGGTATTAAAAACCATGTATGGTGATCTGCCTTTTGGGTATGGCGATTACCTGGTTATTCCACGTGGTACTATTTATCAAATTCATTTTGAAAAAGAATATAACCGTCTCTTTATTGTAGAGTCATTTAGCCCTATTCGCTTTCCTAAACGCTATTTAAGCAAATATGGTCAGTTATTAGAACACGCGCCTTACTGCGAACGCGATATTCGTGCACCACAGAACCTGGTGACTCATGATGAGAAAGGCGATTTTCAAGTACGTACGAAAAAGAAAGGTGTGCTATACAACTTGCATTACGGTACTCATCCATTCGATGTAGTAGGCTGGGATGGTTGCTGTTATCCATACGCCTTTTCTATTCATGATTTTGAGCCGATTACCGGTCGCGTGCACCAGCCACCGCCAGTGCACCAAACATTTGAGTCCAACAACTTTGTAGTGTGCAGCTTCGTGCCTCGTTTATACGATTACCATCCTGATTCTATACCCGCTCCTTATAACCACAGCAATATTGATAGTGATGAGGTGCTGTACTATGTTGACGGCGATTTTATGAGCCGTAAGAACGTAACAAGGGGTATGATCACATTGCACCCTGCAGGTATTCCTCATGGTCCACATCCAGGCACTGTAGAAAAAAGTATTGGTAAAAAAGAAACACAAGAGCTGGCTGTAATGGTCGATACCTTCCACCCGCTTATGCTTACCAAGCAGGCATTAGCAATCGAGAATGCTGACTATACAACGAGCTGGGTAATTACAGAATAA
- a CDS encoding TonB-dependent receptor, whose product MRIIARNQNSKMEVVEKHSKFRKTRLDFSKKLFNIFAFLLVIQVSVYAQAQESKSKNQSLTQQLRGVIVDAAIQAPVEGVTVSLPALHLTAVTDANGVFRFPSVPVGVHQVHVSHIGYKDVVQDNISINSGKEVVLTIAIENKIQTAEAVVVQAKSKRNKPLNEMSAVSARAFTVEETQKYAAAVNDPSRMATSFPGVMTTDDGNNNIVIRGNSPTGLLWRMEGVDIPNPNHFSSTGSSGGGISILSAQLLSNSDFITGAFAAEYGNALSGVFDLKLRKGNNEKREYTLQAGLLGLNAAAEGPLGKKGGGSFLVNYRYSTLELLTKIGVPLDAGTTNFQDISYNFYLPTKKAGTFTFFGFGGLSSQAEKAEMDSLKWESRGDRYTSEFISNTAATGLTHTILLGNRTNLRSALSYSFNKIGDDYKYVQDDYNYRTDYIDRFITKKWTLTSTLNHKFSTRSMVRAGIIATNTDIDYYQKSKENETAPMKEVINTTGTTQTLQGFVQEQYKVANNLTVNAGLHYLKLLYNHTQAVEPRASIKWDMNNRSSLALGYGLHSQTQALGVYFAQTENSDGTHSNPNKDLGLTKAHHIVLSYRRALGANTALKAEAYYQHLFNVPISTSDTNTFSMLNVQSEYITDPLVNQGKGKNYGLELSLEKYLSRHFYYAINTSFYQSKYTAADGIEYNTRFNGGYLANIIAGKEWVYAEGKKAFGINLKTIYAGGLRDTPIDEAGSVAAGYAIYYQKRAYTEQNPAYFRTDLRLSMKWNRAHLTSTLSLDVQNLTNRQNVYGQFFDSEKGKVTTSYQAGLIPILNYKVEF is encoded by the coding sequence ATGAGGATAATAGCAAGAAACCAAAACTCAAAGATGGAAGTTGTAGAGAAGCATTCCAAGTTCAGAAAAACCAGATTAGATTTTTCAAAGAAGCTCTTTAACATATTTGCCTTTTTATTGGTTATACAAGTAAGCGTATATGCACAAGCGCAAGAAAGCAAATCAAAAAACCAATCGCTTACACAACAATTGAGAGGCGTAATAGTAGATGCCGCCATTCAAGCACCAGTAGAAGGCGTAACCGTTTCTCTACCAGCTTTACATTTAACTGCAGTAACAGACGCAAATGGTGTGTTTAGATTTCCATCTGTACCAGTAGGTGTGCATCAAGTACATGTATCACATATAGGCTATAAAGATGTGGTACAGGATAATATATCCATCAACTCAGGAAAGGAAGTTGTACTAACAATAGCTATTGAAAACAAGATACAAACAGCTGAAGCTGTAGTAGTACAAGCCAAAAGCAAACGCAACAAGCCACTTAATGAAATGAGTGCGGTTAGTGCACGTGCGTTTACAGTAGAAGAAACGCAGAAATATGCGGCGGCTGTTAATGATCCATCGCGTATGGCCACTTCTTTTCCTGGAGTGATGACAACAGACGATGGCAATAATAATATTGTTATCCGTGGTAATTCTCCTACTGGATTACTATGGCGGATGGAAGGTGTAGATATACCTAACCCGAATCACTTCAGCAGTACAGGTAGCAGCGGTGGCGGTATTTCTATCCTGAGCGCACAGCTTTTGTCTAACTCTGATTTTATTACGGGTGCATTTGCTGCTGAGTATGGCAATGCGCTGAGTGGCGTGTTTGATCTGAAACTACGGAAAGGCAATAATGAGAAAAGAGAATATACATTGCAAGCAGGCCTCTTAGGATTAAACGCTGCGGCTGAAGGTCCGCTCGGTAAAAAAGGTGGCGGCTCATTCCTGGTAAACTATCGGTACTCCACATTAGAATTATTAACCAAGATTGGCGTGCCACTGGATGCAGGTACTACCAACTTCCAGGATATTTCCTACAACTTTTACCTACCTACCAAGAAGGCTGGAACATTTACCTTCTTTGGCTTTGGCGGCTTAAGCTCTCAAGCAGAGAAAGCAGAAATGGATTCTTTGAAATGGGAAAGCCGTGGTGATCGCTATACCTCTGAATTTATTTCTAATACAGCAGCTACAGGCCTTACACATACGATACTACTTGGCAACCGTACGAATCTACGCTCGGCCCTATCCTATTCATTTAACAAGATAGGCGACGACTATAAATATGTACAAGACGACTATAATTACCGCACCGATTATATTGATCGCTTTATAACAAAGAAGTGGACGCTAACATCAACACTGAATCATAAATTCTCCACGCGCAGTATGGTTCGTGCTGGTATTATAGCTACGAACACTGACATTGATTATTACCAAAAATCAAAAGAGAATGAAACCGCACCCATGAAAGAAGTGATCAATACGACAGGTACTACACAAACCTTACAAGGCTTTGTTCAAGAGCAATATAAAGTAGCCAACAATCTAACGGTAAATGCCGGCCTGCATTATCTAAAACTGCTATATAACCATACACAGGCTGTAGAACCAAGGGCCAGTATAAAATGGGATATGAATAACAGAAGCTCACTGGCCTTGGGTTATGGCCTGCACAGTCAGACACAAGCGCTGGGTGTATATTTTGCCCAAACAGAAAACAGCGATGGCACACACTCCAACCCCAATAAAGATCTAGGTCTCACAAAAGCTCACCACATTGTACTCTCCTATAGAAGAGCCCTTGGAGCTAATACAGCGCTGAAGGCCGAGGCTTACTACCAGCATTTGTTTAATGTACCCATTAGCACCAGTGATACGAATACCTTTTCTATGCTGAATGTACAAAGTGAATACATCACAGATCCGCTGGTTAACCAGGGCAAGGGTAAGAATTATGGATTAGAATTATCCCTGGAAAAATATTTAAGTCGCCATTTCTATTACGCCATCAACACTTCATTCTACCAATCAAAGTATACTGCTGCTGATGGAATTGAATACAATACCCGTTTTAATGGTGGTTACCTGGCCAATATCATTGCCGGTAAAGAATGGGTTTATGCAGAAGGGAAAAAGGCATTTGGCATTAACCTTAAAACCATCTATGCTGGTGGACTGCGAGATACGCCCATTGATGAAGCTGGTTCGGTGGCAGCCGGATATGCTATTTACTATCAGAAACGCGCCTACACAGAGCAGAACCCTGCTTACTTCCGCACTGACCTCCGTTTAAGCATGAAGTGGAATAGAGCTCACCTAACCAGCACACTATCTCTAGACGTACAGAACCTTACCAACCGCCAGAATGTATACGGTCAGTTTTTCGATAGTGAAAAAGGTAAAGTAACAACCAGTTATCAAGCAGGATTGATTCCTATTCTTAATTACAAAGTAGAGTTTTAA
- a CDS encoding FecR domain-containing protein, with product MTPNFYHIDDMLLMKYLLGEANREERAAVKDWLSAEEANRLYFQQMQTIWNQSKTLATTKVVDENLAWQRFQRRIHPEEPVRKVERFAWLRIAALFILIAGAALFAYQWLNREAPVQQLAVHTQTNTLIDTLPDGSVITLNKNSELSYPSKFKEDTRTIALKGEAFFNVMPDKKKPFVIHVNDVSIRVVGTSFNVRSENGATEVIVETGIVQVTRGNKTIELRPKEKVTVESKDTTLAKAVEEEKLYNYYRTKEFVCDNTPLWKLVEVLNEAYGSNIVIDRPALRNLRMSTTFTNESLDQVLNVISLTFNINVTRTKDSILLR from the coding sequence GTGACCCCTAACTTCTACCATATTGACGACATGTTGCTGATGAAGTATTTGTTGGGCGAAGCCAATCGGGAAGAACGTGCTGCGGTAAAGGATTGGTTAAGTGCTGAAGAAGCCAACCGGCTTTATTTTCAACAAATGCAAACCATCTGGAACCAGAGCAAGACCTTAGCCACCACTAAAGTGGTGGATGAGAACCTGGCCTGGCAACGATTTCAAAGACGCATACACCCAGAGGAACCAGTAAGAAAAGTGGAACGATTTGCCTGGCTACGGATAGCGGCTTTATTCATTCTCATTGCCGGAGCAGCCCTGTTTGCCTACCAATGGTTAAACCGCGAAGCGCCTGTGCAACAATTAGCTGTACATACTCAGACCAATACGCTTATAGATACACTACCAGATGGTTCTGTCATTACACTAAACAAGAATTCCGAGCTCTCCTACCCTTCAAAATTTAAAGAAGACACACGCACTATAGCATTAAAGGGAGAAGCTTTCTTTAATGTAATGCCCGACAAGAAAAAGCCTTTTGTGATACATGTTAATGATGTATCCATACGTGTAGTAGGTACTTCATTTAATGTACGCAGTGAAAATGGCGCAACAGAAGTAATAGTAGAAACGGGAATAGTGCAGGTAACACGTGGCAATAAAACCATCGAACTGCGCCCTAAAGAAAAAGTAACTGTAGAATCGAAGGATACCACTTTAGCCAAAGCAGTTGAAGAAGAAAAACTCTATAATTACTATCGCACGAAAGAATTTGTGTGCGACAATACCCCACTGTGGAAACTGGTAGAAGTGTTAAATGAGGCTTACGGCTCCAATATTGTCATTGACCGGCCAGCCCTGCGCAACCTGCGAATGAGTACCACTTTTACCAACGAGTCACTAGATCAGGTATTAAATGTGATCAGTCTCACTTTTAATATCAACGTTACCCGAACCAAAGATTCCATCTTATTACGCTAA